Proteins from a genomic interval of Rattus norvegicus strain BN/NHsdMcwi chromosome 2, GRCr8, whole genome shotgun sequence:
- the Csf1 gene encoding macrophage colony-stimulating factor 1 isoform X7 — protein sequence MTARGAAGRCPSSTWMGSRLLLVCLLVSRSVAEVSEHCSHMIGNGHLQILQQLIDSQMETACLIEYKFVDQEQLDDPVCYLKKAFVLVQVIIEETMRFKDNTPNANATERLQELSMKLNSCFIKDYKEQNEHSLDRRHSVDPEDILGTRNSPSHPYSEACVQTYKESPLRLLEKIKNFFNETKNFLEKDWNIFSKNCNDSFAKCSSRGSSIQDPQTSAFVFWVLGIILVLLAVGGLLFYSWKRRSHRDPRTLDSSVGRPEGSSLAQDEDRQVELPV from the exons ATGACCGCGCGGGGCGCCGCGGGGCGCTGCCCTTCTTCG ACATGGATGGGCTCCCGGCTGCTGCTGGTCTGTCTCCTCGTGAGCAGGAGTGTTGCCGAGGTGTCGGAGCACTGTAGCCACATGATTGGGAATGGACACCTACAGATTTTGCAGCAGTTG ATCGACAGCCAAATGGAGACTGCATGCCTGATCGAATATAAATTTGTAGACCAGGAACAGCTG GACGATCCCGTTTGCTACCTAAAGAAGGCCTTTGTTTTGGTACAAGTCATAATCGAGGAAACCATGCGCTTTAAAGACAACACCCCCAACGCCAACGCCACCGAGAGGCTACAGGAACTCTCTATGAAACTGAACAGCTGCTTTATCAAGGACTATAAGGAACAGAACGAG CATTCATTAGACAGAAGGCACAGTGTGGACCCTGAGGATATCCTTGGAACAAGAAATTCCCCTTCCCACCCTTACAGTGAG GCCTGTGTCCAAACTTACAAAGAGAGTCCTCTCCGGTTGCTGGAGAAAATCAAGAATTTCTTTAACGAAACAAAGAATTTCCTTGAAAAGGACTGGAATATTTTTAGCAAGAACTGCAATGACAGCTTTGCTAAATGCTCTAGCAGAG GCTCTTCTATTCAGGATCCCCAGACCTCTGCGTTTGTCTTCTGGGTGCTAGGCATCATCCTAGTCTTGCTGGCTGTCGGGGGCCTCCTGTTCTACAGTTGGAAGCGGAGG AGCCATCGAGACCCTCGGACATTGGATTCTTCTGTGGGGCGACCAGAGGGCAG CTCCCTGGCCCAGGATGAGGACAGACAGGTGGAACTGCCAGTGTAG
- the Csf1 gene encoding macrophage colony-stimulating factor 1 isoform X3 — MTARGAAGRCPSSTWMGSRLLLVCLLVSRSVAEVSEHCSHMIGNGHLQILQQLIDSQMETACLIEYKFVDQEQLDDPVCYLKKAFVLVQVIIEETMRFKDNTPNANATERLQELSMKLNSCFIKDYKEQNEHSLDRRHSVDPEDILGTRNSPSHPYSEACVQTYKESPLRLLEKIKNFFNETKNFLEKDWNIFSKNCNDSFAKCSSRDVVTKPDCNCLYPKATPSSDLASASPHQPPAPSMAPLADLAWDDSQRTEGSSLLPSDLPLRIEDPGSAKQRPPRSTCQTLESTEQPNHEDPQPHPSAGAPIPGVEDIIESSMGTNWVLEEASGEASEGFLTQERKFSPSNPVGGSIQAETDRPWARSASSPFPKLTEDQQPTNITDTPLTEVNPMRPTGQTLNNTPEKTDGSSTLREDQQEPRSPHFATLNPQRVGNSATPYAKLLPPKSHSWGIVLPLGELEGKKSTRDRRSPAELKGGPASEGAARPVAQSTRDRRSPAELKGGPASEGAARPVARFNSIPLTDTGSSIQDPQTSAFVFWVLGIILVLLAVGGLLFYSWKRRVRRTPGEEDILWGKTKAGAIETLGHWILLWGDQRAAPWPRMRTDRWNCQCRKDSKTPHHPGHTRLSMSL, encoded by the exons ATGACCGCGCGGGGCGCCGCGGGGCGCTGCCCTTCTTCG ACATGGATGGGCTCCCGGCTGCTGCTGGTCTGTCTCCTCGTGAGCAGGAGTGTTGCCGAGGTGTCGGAGCACTGTAGCCACATGATTGGGAATGGACACCTACAGATTTTGCAGCAGTTG ATCGACAGCCAAATGGAGACTGCATGCCTGATCGAATATAAATTTGTAGACCAGGAACAGCTG GACGATCCCGTTTGCTACCTAAAGAAGGCCTTTGTTTTGGTACAAGTCATAATCGAGGAAACCATGCGCTTTAAAGACAACACCCCCAACGCCAACGCCACCGAGAGGCTACAGGAACTCTCTATGAAACTGAACAGCTGCTTTATCAAGGACTATAAGGAACAGAACGAG CATTCATTAGACAGAAGGCACAGTGTGGACCCTGAGGATATCCTTGGAACAAGAAATTCCCCTTCCCACCCTTACAGTGAG GCCTGTGTCCAAACTTACAAAGAGAGTCCTCTCCGGTTGCTGGAGAAAATCAAGAATTTCTTTAACGAAACAAAGAATTTCCTTGAAAAGGACTGGAATATTTTTAGCAAGAACTGCAATGACAGCTTTGCTAAATGCTCTAGCAGAG ATGTGGTGACCAAGCCTGATTGCAACTGCCTGTACCCTAAAGCCACCCCTAGCAGCgacctggcctctgcctcccctcacCAGCCCCCTGCCCCCTCCATGGCCCCTCTGGCTGACTTGGCTTGGGATGATTCTCAGAGGACAGAGGGAAGCTCCCTCTTGCCCAGTGATCTGCCTCTTCGCATAGAGGACCCAGGCAGTGCTAAGCAGCGACCGCCCAGGAGTACCTGCCAGACCCTCGAGTCAACAGAGCAACCAAATCACGAGGACCCACAACCTCATCCTTCTGCGGGGGCCCCCATCCCTGGGGTGGAAGACATTATTGAATCTTCAATGGGCACTAACTGGGTCTTAGAAGAAGCTTCTGGAGAGGCTAGTGAGGGATTTTTGACCCAGGAAAGGAAGTTTTCCCCCTCCAATCCTGTAgggggcagcatccaggcagagacTGACAGACCCTGGGCCCGCTCAGCATCTTCTCCATTCCCTAAATTAACAGAGGATCAACAGCCAACGAATATAACAGACACCCCGTTGACAGAGGTGAACCCTATGAGACCCACTGGCCAGACACTGAATAATACTCCTGAGAAGACGGATGGTTCATCTACACTGCGCGAAGACCAGCAGGAGCCACGCTCTCCCCATTTTGCCACACTGAATCCCCAACGAGTCGGCAACTCAGCCACCCCCTATGCTAAGTTACTGCCTCCCAAAAGCCACTCTTGGGGCATTGTACTGCCCCTTGGGGAGCTCGAGGGCAAGAAAAGTACTAGAGATCGAAGGAGCCCCGCAGAGCTGAAAGGAGGACCAGCAAGTGAGGGGGCAGCCAGGCCTGTGGCCCAAAGTACTAGAGATCGAAGGAGCCCCGCAGAGCTGAAAGGAGGACCAGCAAGTGAGGGGGCAGCCAGGCCTGTGGCCCGTTTTAATTCCATTCCTTTGACCGACACAGGCTCTTCTATTCAGGATCCCCAGACCTCTGCGTTTGTCTTCTGGGTGCTAGGCATCATCCTAGTCTTGCTGGCTGTCGGGGGCCTCCTGTTCTACAGTTGGAAGCGGAGGGTAAGGAGAACTCCGGGAGAAGAGGACATCCTATGGGGCAAGACAAAGGCTGG AGCCATCGAGACCCTCGGACATTGGATTCTTCTGTGGGGCGACCAGAGGGCAG CTCCCTGGCCCAGGATGAGGACAGACAGGTGGAACTGCCAGTGTAGAAAGGATTCTAAG
- the Csf1 gene encoding macrophage colony-stimulating factor 1 isoform X4 has product MTARGAAGRCPSSTWMGSRLLLVCLLVSRSVAEVSEHCSHMIGNGHLQILQQLIDSQMETACLIEYKFVDQEQLDDPVCYLKKAFVLVQVIIEETMRFKDNTPNANATERLQELSMKLNSCFIKDYKEQNEHSLDRRHSVDPEDILGTRNSPSHPYSEACVQTYKESPLRLLEKIKNFFNETKNFLEKDWNIFSKNCNDSFAKCSSRDVVTKPDCNCLYPKATPSSDLASASPHQPPAPSMAPLADLAWDDSQRTEGSSLLPSDLPLRIEDPGSAKQRPPRSTCQTLESTEQPNHEDPQPHPSAGAPIPGVEDIIESSMGTNWVLEEASGEASEGFLTQERKFSPSNPVGGSIQAETDRPWARSASSPFPKLTEDQQPTNITDTPLTEVNPMRPTGQTLNNTPEKTDGSSTLREDQQEPRSPHFATLNPQRVGNSATPYAKLLPPKSHSWGIVLPLGELEGKKSTRDRRSPAELKGGPASEGAARPVAQSTRDRRSPAELKGGPASEGAARPVARFNSIPLTDTGSSIQDPQTSAFVFWVLGIILVLLAVGGLLFYSWKRRSHRDPRTLDSSVGRPEGSSLAQDEDRQVELPV; this is encoded by the exons ATGACCGCGCGGGGCGCCGCGGGGCGCTGCCCTTCTTCG ACATGGATGGGCTCCCGGCTGCTGCTGGTCTGTCTCCTCGTGAGCAGGAGTGTTGCCGAGGTGTCGGAGCACTGTAGCCACATGATTGGGAATGGACACCTACAGATTTTGCAGCAGTTG ATCGACAGCCAAATGGAGACTGCATGCCTGATCGAATATAAATTTGTAGACCAGGAACAGCTG GACGATCCCGTTTGCTACCTAAAGAAGGCCTTTGTTTTGGTACAAGTCATAATCGAGGAAACCATGCGCTTTAAAGACAACACCCCCAACGCCAACGCCACCGAGAGGCTACAGGAACTCTCTATGAAACTGAACAGCTGCTTTATCAAGGACTATAAGGAACAGAACGAG CATTCATTAGACAGAAGGCACAGTGTGGACCCTGAGGATATCCTTGGAACAAGAAATTCCCCTTCCCACCCTTACAGTGAG GCCTGTGTCCAAACTTACAAAGAGAGTCCTCTCCGGTTGCTGGAGAAAATCAAGAATTTCTTTAACGAAACAAAGAATTTCCTTGAAAAGGACTGGAATATTTTTAGCAAGAACTGCAATGACAGCTTTGCTAAATGCTCTAGCAGAG ATGTGGTGACCAAGCCTGATTGCAACTGCCTGTACCCTAAAGCCACCCCTAGCAGCgacctggcctctgcctcccctcacCAGCCCCCTGCCCCCTCCATGGCCCCTCTGGCTGACTTGGCTTGGGATGATTCTCAGAGGACAGAGGGAAGCTCCCTCTTGCCCAGTGATCTGCCTCTTCGCATAGAGGACCCAGGCAGTGCTAAGCAGCGACCGCCCAGGAGTACCTGCCAGACCCTCGAGTCAACAGAGCAACCAAATCACGAGGACCCACAACCTCATCCTTCTGCGGGGGCCCCCATCCCTGGGGTGGAAGACATTATTGAATCTTCAATGGGCACTAACTGGGTCTTAGAAGAAGCTTCTGGAGAGGCTAGTGAGGGATTTTTGACCCAGGAAAGGAAGTTTTCCCCCTCCAATCCTGTAgggggcagcatccaggcagagacTGACAGACCCTGGGCCCGCTCAGCATCTTCTCCATTCCCTAAATTAACAGAGGATCAACAGCCAACGAATATAACAGACACCCCGTTGACAGAGGTGAACCCTATGAGACCCACTGGCCAGACACTGAATAATACTCCTGAGAAGACGGATGGTTCATCTACACTGCGCGAAGACCAGCAGGAGCCACGCTCTCCCCATTTTGCCACACTGAATCCCCAACGAGTCGGCAACTCAGCCACCCCCTATGCTAAGTTACTGCCTCCCAAAAGCCACTCTTGGGGCATTGTACTGCCCCTTGGGGAGCTCGAGGGCAAGAAAAGTACTAGAGATCGAAGGAGCCCCGCAGAGCTGAAAGGAGGACCAGCAAGTGAGGGGGCAGCCAGGCCTGTGGCCCAAAGTACTAGAGATCGAAGGAGCCCCGCAGAGCTGAAAGGAGGACCAGCAAGTGAGGGGGCAGCCAGGCCTGTGGCCCGTTTTAATTCCATTCCTTTGACCGACACAGGCTCTTCTATTCAGGATCCCCAGACCTCTGCGTTTGTCTTCTGGGTGCTAGGCATCATCCTAGTCTTGCTGGCTGTCGGGGGCCTCCTGTTCTACAGTTGGAAGCGGAGG AGCCATCGAGACCCTCGGACATTGGATTCTTCTGTGGGGCGACCAGAGGGCAG CTCCCTGGCCCAGGATGAGGACAGACAGGTGGAACTGCCAGTGTAG
- the Csf1 gene encoding macrophage colony-stimulating factor 1 precursor (The RefSeq protein has 1 substitution compared to this genomic sequence), with product MTARGAAGRCPSSTWMGSRLLLVCLLVSRSVAEVSEHCSHMIGNGHLQILQQLIDSQMETACLIEYKFVDQEQLDDPVCYLKKAFVLVQVIIEETMRFKDNTPNANATERLQELSMKLNSCFIKDYKEQNEACVQTYKESPLRLLEKIKNFFNETKNFLEKDWNIFSKNCNDSLAKCSSRDVVTKPDCNCLYPKATPSSDLASASPHQPPAPSMAPLADLAWDDSQRTEGSSLLPSDLPLRIEDPGSAKQRPPRSTCQTLESTEQPNHEDPQPHPSAGAPIPGVEDIIESSMGTNWVLEEASGEASEGFLTQERKFSPSNPVGGSIQAETDRPWARSASSPFPKLTEDQQPTNITDTPLTEVNPMRPTGQTLNNTPEKTDGSSTLREDQQEPRSPHFATLNPQRVGNSATPYAKLLPPKSHSWGIVLPLGELEGKKSTRDRRSPAELKGGPASEGAARPVAQSTRDRRSPAELKGGPASEGAARPVARFNSIPLTDTGSSIQDPQTSAFVFWVLGIILVLLAVGGLLFYSWKRRSHRDPRTLDSSVGRPEGSSLAQDEDRQVELPV from the exons ATGACCGCGCGGGGCGCCGCGGGGCGCTGCCCTTCTTCG ACATGGATGGGCTCCCGGCTGCTGCTGGTCTGTCTCCTCGTGAGCAGGAGTGTTGCCGAGGTGTCGGAGCACTGTAGCCACATGATTGGGAATGGACACCTACAGATTTTGCAGCAGTTG ATCGACAGCCAAATGGAGACTGCATGCCTGATCGAATATAAATTTGTAGACCAGGAACAGCTG GACGATCCCGTTTGCTACCTAAAGAAGGCCTTTGTTTTGGTACAAGTCATAATCGAGGAAACCATGCGCTTTAAAGACAACACCCCCAACGCCAACGCCACCGAGAGGCTACAGGAACTCTCTATGAAACTGAACAGCTGCTTTATCAAGGACTATAAGGAACAGAACGAG GCCTGTGTCCAAACTTACAAAGAGAGTCCTCTCCGGTTGCTGGAGAAAATCAAGAATTTCTTTAACGAAACAAAGAATTTCCTTGAAAAGGACTGGAATATTTTTAGCAAGAACTGCAATGACAGCTTTGCTAAATGCTCTAGCAGAG ATGTGGTGACCAAGCCTGATTGCAACTGCCTGTACCCTAAAGCCACCCCTAGCAGCgacctggcctctgcctcccctcacCAGCCCCCTGCCCCCTCCATGGCCCCTCTGGCTGACTTGGCTTGGGATGATTCTCAGAGGACAGAGGGAAGCTCCCTCTTGCCCAGTGATCTGCCTCTTCGCATAGAGGACCCAGGCAGTGCTAAGCAGCGACCGCCCAGGAGTACCTGCCAGACCCTCGAGTCAACAGAGCAACCAAATCACGAGGACCCACAACCTCATCCTTCTGCGGGGGCCCCCATCCCTGGGGTGGAAGACATTATTGAATCTTCAATGGGCACTAACTGGGTCTTAGAAGAAGCTTCTGGAGAGGCTAGTGAGGGATTTTTGACCCAGGAAAGGAAGTTTTCCCCCTCCAATCCTGTAgggggcagcatccaggcagagacTGACAGACCCTGGGCCCGCTCAGCATCTTCTCCATTCCCTAAATTAACAGAGGATCAACAGCCAACGAATATAACAGACACCCCGTTGACAGAGGTGAACCCTATGAGACCCACTGGCCAGACACTGAATAATACTCCTGAGAAGACGGATGGTTCATCTACACTGCGCGAAGACCAGCAGGAGCCACGCTCTCCCCATTTTGCCACACTGAATCCCCAACGAGTCGGCAACTCAGCCACCCCCTATGCTAAGTTACTGCCTCCCAAAAGCCACTCTTGGGGCATTGTACTGCCCCTTGGGGAGCTCGAGGGCAAGAAAAGTACTAGAGATCGAAGGAGCCCCGCAGAGCTGAAAGGAGGACCAGCAAGTGAGGGGGCAGCCAGGCCTGTGGCCCAAAGTACTAGAGATCGAAGGAGCCCCGCAGAGCTGAAAGGAGGACCAGCAAGTGAGGGGGCAGCCAGGCCTGTGGCCCGTTTTAATTCCATTCCTTTGACCGACACAGGCTCTTCTATTCAGGATCCCCAGACCTCTGCGTTTGTCTTCTGGGTGCTAGGCATCATCCTAGTCTTGCTGGCTGTCGGGGGCCTCCTGTTCTACAGTTGGAAGCGGAGG AGCCATCGAGACCCTCGGACATTGGATTCTTCTGTGGGGCGACCAGAGGGCAG CTCCCTGGCCCAGGATGAGGACAGACAGGTGGAACTGCCAGTGTAG